One genomic segment of Balaenoptera musculus isolate JJ_BM4_2016_0621 chromosome 11, mBalMus1.pri.v3, whole genome shotgun sequence includes these proteins:
- the LOC118904491 gene encoding histone-lysine N-methyltransferase SETMAR isoform X2: MAASEEEPEALTELLDVARRLENLPYTPDHVAGPGGDTDPTLITFPGCVCLKTPCLPGTCSCLRREKNYDDNLCLRHIGSEAKCAEPVFECNVLCQCSDHCRNRVVQRGLQFRLQVFKTDRKGWGLRTLDFIPKGRFVCEYAGEVLGFSEVQRRIQLQTIHDSNYIIAVREHVYNGQVMETFVDPTSIGNIGRFLNHSCEPNLLMIPVRINSMVPKLALFAAKDILPEEELSYDYSGRFLNLLDSEDKERLDNGKLRKPCYCGAESCAAFLPYDSSLYCPLEKPNTSEEGRV; this comes from the coding sequence TATACTCCTGATCATGTAGCCGGGCCTGGAGGAGACACTGACCCCACTCTAATAACCTTTCCCGGATGCGTTTGTCTCAAAACTCCCTGCCTCCCTGGAACTTGCTCCTGTCTCCGTCGTGAGAAGAACTATGATGATAATTTATGCCTCAGACACATAGGATCAGAAGCAAAGTGCGCTGAGCCAGTTTTCGAATGCAATGTCCTGTGTCAGTGCAGCGACCACTGCAGGAACAGAGTGGTGCAGCGGGGTCTGCAGTTCCGCCTCCAGGTGTTCAAGACAGATCGCAAAGGCTGGGGACTTCGTACCTTGGACTTTATACCAAAAGGACGGTTTGTCTGTGAATATGCTGGCGAGGTTTTAGGATTCTCGGAAGTACAGAGAAGAATTCAGTTACAAACAATACACGATTCGAATTACATTATAGCCGTCAGGGAGCATGTTTATAATGGGCAGGTAATGGAAACGTTTGTTGATCCTACCTCTATAGGAAATATTGGAAGATTCCTTAACCATTCTTGTGAGCCAAACCTATTGATGATTCCTGTCCGAATCAACTCGATGGTACCAAAGTTGGCACTTTTTGCAGCCAAAGACATTCTGCCAGAAGAAGAACTCTCTTATGACTATTCAGGAAGATTTCTTAATCTACTGGATAGTGAAGACAAAGAAAGGTTAGATAatgggaaattaaggaaaccttGTTATTGTGGTGCTGAATCATGTGCTGCGTTCCTGCCTTATGACAGCTCACTGTACTGCCCCTTAGAAAAGCCAAACACGAGTGAGGAAGGAAGAGTATAG